A window of Rhipicephalus microplus isolate Deutch F79 chromosome X, USDA_Rmic, whole genome shotgun sequence genomic DNA:
GGACTCTTCTGAATTCTGCATGACGGCGCGACATTCTATGGGCATTGCGAATATGGAACAGAATGTAATCAAAAAGTTCTGGATGGACAAAGCTGTCCAGAATGTGTGTATTTCCCAGCACTGCCTCTGGCACATCTAGTTCCTGTGACTTGGAAGTTCAGAACTTACTAATATATCCTAACATTTCTAGAGATTGAAGGATTTTGAGCATGATTCATAGAGTCAACATCGTCTGTTTGTTGAACTCTTACAAAAATGGGTGCATAATTTTTGAACAGCGCTGTTGGTACCTGAAACGAAGATGGCTGAACagtactgagaaaaaaaaaaaaaaaacgcattcgtCAGTGGCATAGCGGATGCGTGCCAGTGCACCCATAGGTAATGCCATTGCTGCAGAACGCAAGCTTCATTGAATGGATTTTAAGCGCGAGCCTGGATCTACGGATGAAGTTTGTTTTGCATGGAATGCATAGGAAACCCATCAAAAATTATCTGAAAGTTAGTTAAACTGGTTATCAAAACTCTCATATGGGCAAGCTAGTTGCAGGTATTTATTGAGTTTGAGAACATCCTAGAACATTTTTACAGTCGCAATGCTTCAATTGCAGCCTTGCGGAGCAACTGCTGGATGTGAGCAGTAAAAATCTGTGTACATTTGGAATTTCTGCTTTGTATTTTGCAGTGTCTCGTTTCTGTTTAGAGCTATTAGAGCAATATTCTATGATAACTCATTTTAGACAGAGTGCTTACTAATTGGGCGTGGGATTAATTTTggatcatttgtttttttttttgcagaattcTCCATTGTTTGTAAAGACTGTGACACCATGTAATGAGCTCAAATTTTTGTATACTATACACACGTCACTGGATGTTGTCGAAGAAAAAATATCACCTGGGAACAAGAGCTCTGGAGATGTCCGGGAGCTGTACTTAGGATTACTGTATCCCACAGAGGACTATAAAGTTTATGGATATGTGACGAACACTAAAACCAAGTTCATAGTAATTGTGGAAACCTCACGTACAACTCTCCGGGACAACGAAATCCGGCAGGTGAGTATGGATCTGCATTGTCATTTTCAGTAAAAATGTGGAGCAAGGCTATATGAAATGAAATTGTTACAGATGTTTCACAAACTTCATGCTTCATACTGTGACGTTGTTTGCAATCCCTTCTATGTCCCTGGTGGCCAGATACTGTCCAGGTCAGTTTTATCAATTCTTTCTTTGGTAAGGTTATGCATTAATATTATTGCATTAATAGCATTAGTGAATTTTAATGCATTAATATTGAAAATTAGTGTTTGATGAAAAGAATGGCAAATGGGACTGAATGCATCCAAAACCCTTTTCATGCGCATGACACGTAAAAAAGACCCCCTATCTTTTCCTTACAGTATTAAAAGCACACTGCTAACTGAAGCATAAGATGTTAAATACTGTTAAATACCTAGGTATTCACCTTGCACACGACATGAACTGGTCATTAAATGTTGATGATGTTTGTAATGGAGCCATGCACAAACTTTGGTTGTTACGACAAAAACAGCACAATGCTACTCCAGAGGCTGAAGCGATGGCATACAAAATGGCTGTTCTTCCAGTACTGACTTATGCAAGTCATATATGGGAACCTTACACTAAAACAAATATTACACTAAAATGGAAGCGTATACAAAATAAAGCCTTATGGTTCATTTCAAACTCGTATTCAAGAACTCAGTTTTTCAGCGAGCTTAGAGAAAGAACCAGAATAATGACGGTGAAACGAAAAATGCAACTTAATCGACTGATATTCTTTTCACCTACTGAACAGAGATTCTAGGGTTAACCTAGGCGAGCACATCGTACTAGAAAAAACTACCTCATCCAGAACAAAGCATTTGAAACATATTGTACCAGTCAACCACAGAACAGATTCATGCATTCTTTTTTAGTTCGGAGCATTGATGATTTGAATCGGTTAATTCAAAACATAGTCAAATATTCCGATCTACAAAGTTTTGAAAAGGCTTTGTCAGAATATTTGTGAATGATTTGTATTGCTTTAGCATTTGTTCGCCCTTCAATTGTCTTGTTGTTGGTTACCCGTTGCCTGAACATGTTACTATTTCTTTGGTGACGTGTACGGGATGTATTCGAACCTGTTATTTTATGTATATAGGCGAGTTGTACAGGATGTTTTAAATATGAATTTGCATTTTGTTTTCTTATTCCGATATGTTGTGCAATTCGTGAGTGTTCAGTGTTGAAATTGTTTTAGCATGTACTATGTTTGTACATGAGAGCTATGTAACTCCAAGTCCTGTCTTGGCTTATGTGCTCACAGTAtgagtaaaataataataaaataaattatatTGTTTATTCTGCATTGTAGATCATTCGACAGTACAGTCAATGGAATAATGACTGGAGAGTGACTTAAGAAGATGCCCACCTTTGTAGTAACTGAAAGAATAAAGATATGCTGCCAACAGCCTGTTTTATAAATATTTATGATCTTCAGTGTGCCATAAGAacactgtctttttttctttagaaaatcTGCTACCACAAGGCACTGTGGAAGCACCCATGCTTGTTATGCACATGCACACTCTTGCTGCCATCTCACGTAAAACCGATTCCACATCTAATAAAGAATTTGCTTATTCCTTTTCTATCTTGAAATGCCAATAGGTACAGCTCGCATTCTTTATGATCGTATCGTGCCACTCTATGACATTAATCTTCCTGGCAACGGAGTTGGAGAGAAGTGTGGATAGGTAGCTGTGAACATACGGTACTTAATCAAAACCAATCGACCACTAGTCAAGGACTGCCACATCACTATGTACACCCTCGTCAGCCTTTCCCTTGGCACCGCAAGTTATTGAATGTTTGCATTGTCATTCCTAGCTGTATCGTAACCCTAAGCAGGTCAATGTTCGCCGACACTGGCACTTCTGCAAAACTGGGTGCTTTTGCAGAACGTTACTGCATGTACTAAAGGTATAAAGAGTACTAGAGAGCAATACAAGTTGTGGTCAGTGTGGGATTATGACTGGAAGGCAAGTTTTGCTCCCTTTGTAGTAATGCAGCAATGCATATATTAAGGGTGCCACCAGAAAACTAGCTTTCAAAAAAATGTAATACTCTAGTTCATGTTAGAACTCTCACATTTAGTGGAGAGCAATACAGTAATGTCCCGTAGCGGCTTGAAAAGTTGGGCTTGGTTGTATGTTTTCATCAGAGGTTGAAGAGAGTACGTGATTTATTGTCATTTCCCAATGCTATTCCTGGACCCCTTTTTTGTTAAATTTTTTGTTGTGCCTTTTATAAATTTCATCACTCCACTTGCTGCTGGACAGTGGATGCTGGCTACTTGTTGGCAGCAGGGTGACTGAAGCGTGCCCAGAGAGTGGTTGCGGCATGAGACGCGCGGACACTATAGCctttctgtcggtgatgactaagGTGCTCTTAGACAGCACACCCCGCTCTTGGCTGTTGATGCCCCCGAAAATGTATATGCCCGAACCTGTAAAAGAAGCAGTCATTTTGATTTTTCATTCTGCACTGATAGCGACAGTTTCTTGCCTATGGTTGCGATGGAAGCACTGTGTCTGGCCACTCCAAGTGTGCAAGTTTTCTTCTATTTTGATTGTTGTGAAACATCAATGGAGTCCATGCTGACAAGGTGCTTTTCTTTAGTGATGTTGCTACAGCCTCCACAGAGCCAGATGTTCCCATCGATGAGTGTTGCAGATGAAACGGCTCTAGGCTGCCCGAGTGGTGGACCCGTTGTCGAGCTGTTGTATGACAAAAGAAGCAAACACCCTCTATATATAGACAAAGATACACAAATATGACTAAAACATGCAAAACTATGTGATAGAAACAAAAGAATTGCCTGTCTAGGTGTAGGGAATACACAAGGACTTCAGAAACAGTTGGGCTGTTGTGCCTGTCGTACATTCCTCCCAAAAGCCAGATGGCGCTATCTTTGGTCACTGCAGTCATgcccagccccgccgtggtggtctagcggctaaggtactcggctgctgacccgcaggccgcgggttcaaatcccggctgcggcggctgcatttccgatggaggcgaaaatgttgtaggcccgtgtgctcagatttgggtgcacgttaaagaaccccaggtggtctaaatttccggagccctccactacggcgtctctcataatcatatggtggttttgggacgttaaaccccacaaatcaatcaatcaatcaatgcagtcATGCCCATTCTTGGCTCGGGTAATGAATTCAGTTGTTTCAATTTGGCATTGTTCAAGTCATATGCTTCAACAGAAGAAAGCAATCTGTAATTAAAAAAGGTATCGCATCAATTGTTCCAAGAATCAAGCCAGTGGTACTTTTAAGAGCTTACTCTTACTCCCATATGTCGCCTTGTTTCCCTCCATTAAAATTTGCATTAGTAGCAAGGGATTAATATGCTTGATATCTGTTTAGCAGCTTTCATGGTGTAGTCATCCCTTTGCACTTCATAAGCTCAACTTTTATGGCAAGTATTGGTACACAGGCCTgctgcaactatatatatatagtgtatatTTTGGGCATTTGCTTTATGTAGTGTAAACATGTTGGTGTCACTTGGTACAGTGTTTGATAATGAGGTTGGGTGTGAGCTCTGCTTCTGTCTGGCTACATACAAGGTAATTAACCTGCTGCAAAAACAATTTGGAATAATCTCTAAAACTGCTTTCCTGTGAGGTTCTTTTCAGACTAAGCACCCTAATTCACTTAAAACTGGGAAGTGCAAAATTGAAGAGGACAGAAAGGAACACAGATAGATAGGTCTATCTGTGTTACTTCTTGTCCTCTTTGTTATTGTGCTTACAAGTTTTAAGATTATGAGCAGACTAGCCCAGCAACGCATTCTTTTAAACTCTCATGCACATAAACCTTTCGTCATTCCCAGCTTCATAGCAAAAGTGTCATGTCGGCCGAGCGATGGTATCCTTAACAACCTACAtatgcaaaaaagcaacaatgagaCATGACAATGCTACAGTTGCTACAATAATTTCATTGAAGAATTTGTGATGCTTGCACTTTTACTGGTGTCAGAAGTGGCAAAAGCACAATGAGCGAGAAAGTCTGAATAAGAGTactagattgaaaaaaaaaaaaccctaacttctgctgctttttcttgtccactttgttattgtgcttacAAGTTTTAAGATTATGAGCAGACTAGCCCAGCAACGCATTCTTTTAAACTCTCATGCACATACACCTTTCGTCACACCCAGCTTCATAGCAAAAGTGTCATGTCGGCTGAGCGATGGTATCTTTAACAACCTACAGATGCAAAAAGGCAACAATGAGACATGACAATGCTACAGTTGCTACAATAATTTGATTGAAGAATTTGTGATGCTTGCACTTTTACTGGAGTCATGAGTGGCAAAAGCACAATAAGCGAGAAAGTCTGAATAAGAGTActtgattgagaaaaaaaaaacccttggtTGCAAAAGTTCTGCTGCTTTTTGCAAATTGTCCATAGCTATTCAAGTCAACAGGAATAACCGATTGAGAGAAAAGTTGATGAATTGAGATTTATTCCTGCTTTTATAAATAAAGATTTTTGACAATGATGCTTTAAGACCCACACTGAGCTAGACAGACTACTGCCATTATATTTATTTCTATATATTTATGTACTATGACAGGTATACTTGTTTTATTGCAGGAGTGGGAATAACAGCACAGATCAGTTGCAGCAAAGAAAGAAATGAACATactacttagatttaggtgtgcaGCAAAGAAGCTCAGATGGTTGAAACTAATGTGTTTCATAATAAAGTGGGCTTTATGATCACATTGTGGTGTGATATCCGGTTAACACACTCACAGATTCCATTGGGTGAAAAAGTGTCGGCTTTAGGTTTATTAGAATTTATGTTTCTGTCTTAGTATTGTTTCATAAGTTAATTGGGGTAGTCAGAAACGTTATATGAACTTGCGGTGTAATTCACATGTTTAGATGCAAGTTAGGTTAAGAGTAGACTGGTTAGTGGTAGGTGAAAAATTCTTGTCATACTCTCACAAATTAAATGTTCATTCAAGGACGTAGTGAGTGGGTGGCACTCCGGGCACGTGCTGCCCCTCGCCCCCTTGAAATTTGGCCAATTTAAAGGGGTGCCTCTCTCGAAGTCAAAatgcattcccccccccccccccccccccaaaatttgCTGGCTTCGCACCTGGGTTATTGTCTTCTTTATGCTCTCAatattgtgaatgaagtttcAGACAATAGAAGCATGCTCAAGTATCGGGCGTAGTAATGCTCTGGATTTTAGCAGTTTGGCCTCTTGAGGAGCGAAGCAAGTTGTTGGAGGTAGCCAGTTTGTTTTTCTAGTGATTTATTGAATATTTGGCTTTATTGTGCTTGCTCCAAGACAAGTTCAAGGATGGAAGTGCTGCACCGGTTGCTCCCAACGTCTCCAAAAGGGATATGTGGCTACATGCTGTTCCAAACTTCATGCATTGTTGGTAATTGCTCTGAACCTGCCCTGAAATGGCTCTTGGTGAAAATGAGGAACCTTGTGACTAACTCACGAGTtttaaagaaactgaaaaaaatcTGTATGCTATTACCTTCGTTGGCCATTATCGGCTTTGCTCTCACTGATGCAACAAGAATTGGCATATCAATGTATAATTCATTTAGCTGTTTTTTCCAACATTACATGCAGGTAATTTAGTTAAATATATAAATGACTGAGATCGCTTTGGCAACTGCTCAATGTAGCTGGTTACTTCTGTAAATATGGTGCATAGCTTTACCGGTGCGATTTC
This region includes:
- the LOC119176375 gene encoding trafficking protein particle complex subunit 2-like protein isoform X1 — translated: MAVAVAVIGRENSPLFVKTVTPCNELKFLYTIHTSLDVVEEKISPGNKSSGDVRELYLGLLYPTEDYKVYGYVTNTKTKFIVIVETSRTTLRDNEIRQMFHKLHASYCDVVCNPFYVPGGQILSSGRRRRRIMALVGMRG
- the LOC119176375 gene encoding trafficking protein particle complex subunit 2-like protein isoform X2 → MAVAVAVIGRENSPLFVKTVTPCNELKFLYTIHTSLDVVEEKISPGNKSSGDVRELYLGLLYPTEDYKVYGYVTNTKTKFIVIVETSRTTLRDNEIRQMFHKLHASYCDVVCNPFYVPGGQILSRSFDSTVNGIMTGE